The proteins below are encoded in one region of Spirochaetota bacterium:
- a CDS encoding AraC family transcriptional regulator, with translation GHQQLFFILRGRGEYLLDGRRYHYTDGDLFIAGRNRTHALYPARRSVTRTLEAKFIVHERTIVRGIETAKGYFPGMSAAAIGALEAICTEGDQRHEHYREIAEHTLAALLFRLVRGGGEGPPSEQMDIAFDPIVQNTLDHMQKNLAEKLSLADVSQAAGCSARHLSGHFKRVTGRTVFDELKHLRVARAKEIIAASTATLEHIAAETGFENVQHFNRVFRELSGTTPGAWRKRERDGVRKDITFGRASMRSILKDSMKPNAAP, from the coding sequence GGGCATCAGCAGCTCTTCTTCATCCTCCGCGGACGCGGCGAGTACCTGCTCGACGGCAGACGATATCACTATACCGACGGCGACCTCTTCATCGCGGGCAGGAACAGAACGCACGCATTATACCCGGCACGTAGATCGGTCACGCGTACGCTTGAGGCGAAATTCATCGTGCATGAACGGACGATCGTGCGCGGCATTGAGACGGCGAAAGGATATTTCCCCGGCATGTCGGCCGCAGCGATCGGAGCGCTCGAGGCGATATGCACCGAGGGAGACCAGCGTCACGAACATTATCGCGAGATAGCCGAACATACGCTCGCTGCGCTGCTCTTTCGGCTCGTTCGCGGCGGCGGCGAGGGGCCGCCGTCCGAGCAGATGGACATCGCCTTTGACCCCATCGTCCAGAACACGCTCGATCACATGCAGAAGAACCTCGCGGAAAAGCTCTCGCTTGCGGATGTATCGCAGGCTGCGGGGTGTTCGGCACGCCACTTGAGCGGACATTTCAAGCGTGTTACCGGGCGTACGGTGTTCGATGAGCTCAAACATCTCAGGGTAGCACGCGCGAAAGAGATCATAGCAGCGAGCACGGCGACGCTCGAACACATAGCGGCCGAGACCGGTTTTGAGAACGTACAGCATTTCAACCGCGTATTCCGCGAGCTCTCAGGGACAACACCGGGGGCATGGCGCAAGCGAGAACGCGACGGGGTACGCAAGGACATCACGTTCGGCAGGGCATCGATGCGGTCGATACTGAAGGACAGCATG